From the Limanda limanda chromosome 2, fLimLim1.1, whole genome shotgun sequence genome, one window contains:
- the LOC133018680 gene encoding erythroblast NAD(P)(+)--arginine ADP-ribosyltransferase-like, which produces MASKMLTLVPLCLLLCWMLPVGSKTIRIVASQDAIKTKKPIPLNLAEDSVDDMYLGCNAMAQFVNNKYFKKEDNGTFAVVWKQANKCAIEKFRNKDKKDEALTKNHTQAICAFTSNVQEFYQTFNAAVRTSRKQYGTSFQFHFLHFWLTSAVQILGQNTDCKTTYRRTKGEFSGKVDQIIRFGSFSSSSAKPDQKIFGNKTCFKIKTCLGAPLKNYSKLPNEEEVLIPPYERFKIIKKIKKKIPENLSDCKSVYILESAGVLSNLNCKETRKTRWSSVSII; this is translated from the exons ATGGCGAGTAAAATGCTTACTCTTGTTCCACTGTGTTTGCTCCTTTGCTGGATGCTTCCTGTTGGCTCCAAGACA ATCAGAATCGTCGCTTCACAAGATGCCATAAAGACCAAGAAGCCCATCCCATTGAACTTGGCAGAAGATTCTGTTGATGACATGTACTTGGGCTGCAACGCGATGGCACAATTCGTCAATAACAAGTACTTCAAAAAGGAGGACAATGGGACATTTGCAGTTGTCTGGAAACAGGCTAATAAATGTGCAATTGAGAAATTccgaaataaagataaaaaagatGAAGCTTTGACCAAGAATCACACACAAGCTATCTGTGCTTTTACATCTAATGTTCAAGAGTTCTATCAGACGTTCAATGCTGCAGTCCGAACAAGCAGAAAACAATATGGCACCTCCTTTCAGTTCCACTTCTTACATTTCTGGCTGACATCTGCCGTACAGATTCTCGGTCAGAATACAGACTGTAAGACCACTTACCGCCGAACAAAGGGTGAGTTCAGTGGTAAAGTTGACCAGATAATTCGCTTTGGCTCTTTTAGCTCCTCCTCTGCCAAACCAGACCAGAAAATCTTTGGTAACAAGACTTGCTTTAAAATCAAGACCTGTTTGGGTGCTCCCTTGAAGAACTATTCAAAATTGCCTAATGAGGAAGAAGTGCTTATCCCCCCTTATGAGCGCTTTAAAAtcatcaagaaaataaagaaaaaaattccAGAAAATCTGAGCGACTGTAAGAGTGTGTATATCCTAGAGAGTGCAGGAGTTCTCAGCAATCTGAACTGCAAAGAGACAAGAAAGACCAGGTGGAGCAGTGTGAGCATCATTTAG
- the LOC133018669 gene encoding ecto-ADP-ribosyltransferase 5-like has product MTIHFKSLSMEVNQRRDTIILKEVDQSSNIPLNLVEESVDDMYFGCSELMMRMVKNKYFDEKFLNKASEKAWNEAEKCAEERIARLEDKGLTKHHLRAICVYTSDTIYSEFNNAVRIERNNYRSSFQYHYLHFMLTSAVQILNNKNQCHTTYRRNSERFTGQINNIIRFGSFASSSYHKTLVRFGTETCFKIKTCSGAPLKHYTYYDSEEELEVLIPPYEMFNITEIVDVNKKIQNMGLKSCKVVYVLESAGFKSNLNCKVVNG; this is encoded by the exons ATGACG aTCCATTTCAAGTCTTTATCAATGGAGGTCAACCAGCGCCGTGACACCATCATTCTAAAGGAGGTTGACCAGAGCAGTAACATCCCATTAAACCTGGTTGAAGAGTCGGTTGATGACATGTACTTTGGCTGCAGTGAACTAATGATGAGAATGGTCAAGAACAAATACTTTGATGAAAAGTTCTTGAACAAAGCATCTGAAAAGGCCTGGAATGAGGCCGAAAAGTGTGCAGAAGAGAGAATAGCCCGTCTGGAGGATAAGGGTCTAACCAAACATCACCTGCGTGCCATCTGTGTTTACACATCTGATACGATTTACTCAGAGTTCAATAATGCTGTCCGCATCGAAAGGAACAACTATAGGTCCTCATTCCAGTACCACTATTTACATTTCATGCTGACATCTGCTGTACAGATTCTGAATAACAAAAACCAGTGCCATACTACTTATAGACGAAACTCAGAGAGATTTACTGGTCAAATCAACAATATAATTAGATTTGGGTCCTTTGCCTCTAGCTCCTACCATAAAACCCTGGTACGATTTGGTACTGAAACTTGCTTCAAAATCAAGACCTGTTCAGGTGCTCCTTTGAAACATTATACATATTATGATTCTGAAGAAGAATTAGAGGTGCTCATCCCTCCTTATGAGATGTTCAATATAACTGAGATAGTTGATGTtaataagaaaatacaaaatatgggTCTAAAGTCATGCAAGGTTGTGTACGTCTTGGAGAGTGCAGGGTTTAAGAGCAATCTAAACTGCAAAGTTGTGAACGGATAA